A stretch of DNA from Alteromonas gilva:
GGTGACGGATGCCGAGCGCTCTGAGATTGAGCAGTCGGTTAAGTCGATTGGTGTGAAGCTCGGCGTTTAGTCGTTGTTGTAAAACTGGCTGCGATAAATTGCCGATAGCTTAACTGAATCAACAGGAGATGCGCGACATCTCCTGTTGGACTTCTTTGCTGATAGCCGATAACCCTTCCAACAATATACCAGCATAAAAATGACAAGTAAGCTTTACTTTATGTCATATTTGGCTATATTGTGTAAAGTGTGTTTTACTTTATGGGTGGTTTTATAGACATGAAAATAACTAACAAAACGCCGTGGAGAGAGCAGAACCGGGTAAATCGAAATCGCCTGGCGCTCTGGACCTTACTATGGTTGGTGTCGCTGGCCGCGGTTTATTTCGGCCATCGTTATGTGTGGCAGCAACAGTCAGTAGTAACCGGGCTGATGGTAATGGTTAATATCGTTATTGGCTTTGTCATGATTTGGGCGAACAAAACCATGCTGAACGGCCTTGATGAACTGGAACAGAAAATACAGCTGGCAGCGATGGGGTTGTCACTGGGCACCGGCCTGGTGCTGGGCTTCGCCTATTCTGCCCTCTCTGACACCGGTTTGATCAGCTTCGAGGCGCAAATACCTCACCTGGCGGTATTAATGTCGCTCACTTATCTGGCTGGCACGTTTATCGGGGTGAGAAAATACCAATGAAAAATCGCTTGAAGGTACTGCGAGCTGAGCGGGACTGGACTCAGGCTGACCTGGCTAACCGGCTGGATGTGTCACGACAAACCGTCAATGCGATCGAAAAAGGTAAGTTTGATCCGAGTTTGCCGCTGGCGTTTAAGGCATCGCGTTTGTTTAATTTGAGTATAGAAGAGATATTTCAGGACGACTCA
This window harbors:
- a CDS encoding helix-turn-helix transcriptional regulator, which codes for MKNRLKVLRAERDWTQADLANRLDVSRQTVNAIEKGKFDPSLPLAFKASRLFNLSIEEIFQDDSTSSAE